One Candidatus Hydrogenedentota bacterium genomic region harbors:
- a CDS encoding SDR family oxidoreductase, with amino-acid sequence MAKVAFITGATRGIGKACALRLAREGWNIVVAAKSTEEHPKLPGTIYSAAAEIAALGVEALPVPCNVRDLDSVQAAARATLERFGRVDAVINNAGALWWRPMDETPMKRFDLVMEVNARGAYAVTEAFLPALKAQRSGHVIMMSPPVDLAVVPGHIAYSISKFGMTMIALGIAEELKGYNVHGTALWPKTVIESHATINYGLGTPALWRKADIVADATFEILAHPERSNGRAVLDEDFLREVGQTDFERYLCVPDGTPLELDSTVMRAARS; translated from the coding sequence ATGGCAAAAGTGGCGTTTATAACCGGGGCCACCCGGGGCATCGGCAAGGCCTGCGCGCTGCGGCTTGCGCGGGAGGGCTGGAACATTGTGGTGGCGGCGAAAAGCACGGAGGAGCACCCGAAACTGCCCGGCACGATTTACTCGGCGGCGGCGGAGATAGCCGCGCTGGGCGTGGAGGCCCTGCCTGTGCCGTGCAATGTCCGCGACCTGGACAGCGTGCAGGCGGCGGCCCGCGCGACCCTGGAACGTTTCGGGCGGGTGGACGCGGTCATCAACAACGCCGGGGCGCTGTGGTGGCGTCCCATGGACGAGACGCCCATGAAACGCTTCGACTTGGTGATGGAGGTGAACGCGCGGGGCGCCTACGCGGTCACGGAGGCCTTTCTCCCGGCGCTCAAGGCGCAGCGGTCCGGACATGTGATCATGATGTCGCCGCCGGTGGACCTGGCCGTGGTGCCGGGGCACATCGCCTACTCCATCAGCAAGTTCGGCATGACCATGATCGCCCTGGGGATTGCGGAGGAGTTGAAAGGGTATAATGTCCACGGCACGGCACTGTGGCCGAAAACCGTCATCGAGTCCCACGCCACCATCAATTACGGGCTGGGAACGCCCGCGCTGTGGCGCAAGGCGGACATCGTGGCAGACGCCACCTTCGAGATACTGGCACACCCGGAACGGTCCAATGGAAGGGCCGTGCTGGACGAGGATTTCCTCCGTGAGGTCGGCCAGACGGACTTTGAACGGTATCTGTGCGTGCCGGACGGCACGCCTTTGGAATTGGACAGCACGGTGATGCGCGCGGCGCGCTCATAA